The Metabacillus schmidteae genome has a segment encoding these proteins:
- a CDS encoding amino acid permease, producing the protein MSNTGQKKKSTQGELKWWQLSLIGIGCTIGTGYFLGSAIGVSIAGPAIVFSFLIAALGTYIVYNVLAKMTAQDPQEGSFCYYAGKAFGKWAAFGCGWNYWCSNILVMGSQLTALAILSQFWFPKVPLWIFAALYAILSIIVVITGTKGFDKMENIFAIVKFAAIIMFIVLALAALFGWINGDGAKPTGVPLKLGEIFPEGFRGFYASLIYAFYAYGGIEVIGIMAMQLKNKEDAPKAGTLMLISLTTVYVLSLGLAVSIVSIDAFHDKESPFVTALANFNLPFFPHVFNGAIIIAGFSTMTAALYGVTNLLVTLANDGDAPALFAKKLNYKNLPLPSLGLATIGLIASIVTALLLPGKIYEYISTAAGILLLYNWLFILCSSFKLLELKLLNKLLAILGLILILAAISGTLLEKTIRPGFFVSILVVALIGFVCLLMRKTWKKTTGDGNIKYY; encoded by the coding sequence ATGAGTAACACCGGACAAAAGAAAAAATCAACACAAGGTGAATTAAAGTGGTGGCAGCTTTCTTTAATCGGGATCGGCTGTACGATTGGAACCGGCTATTTCCTCGGGTCTGCAATTGGAGTAAGTATTGCCGGACCTGCAATTGTATTCTCCTTTTTAATAGCTGCTTTAGGCACTTATATTGTATATAATGTTTTAGCCAAAATGACAGCACAGGATCCTCAAGAGGGATCATTCTGCTATTATGCCGGAAAAGCTTTTGGAAAATGGGCTGCATTCGGATGTGGATGGAATTATTGGTGTTCCAATATTCTTGTAATGGGTAGTCAGTTGACAGCGTTGGCCATTTTATCACAGTTTTGGTTTCCTAAAGTTCCATTGTGGATCTTTGCTGCTTTATACGCGATTCTCTCCATAATAGTCGTAATAACGGGAACAAAAGGCTTTGATAAGATGGAAAATATCTTCGCAATCGTTAAATTTGCTGCGATTATTATGTTTATCGTTCTCGCTTTAGCTGCACTATTTGGCTGGATCAACGGAGATGGAGCAAAGCCAACAGGTGTACCACTTAAATTAGGCGAGATTTTTCCTGAAGGATTTCGCGGTTTTTACGCTTCTCTTATTTATGCGTTTTATGCATATGGCGGAATCGAAGTTATTGGCATTATGGCCATGCAATTAAAAAATAAAGAAGATGCACCAAAGGCAGGTACGTTAATGCTTATTAGCTTAACAACCGTCTATGTATTATCACTTGGGCTTGCTGTCTCCATTGTGTCTATTGATGCGTTTCACGATAAGGAGAGTCCGTTTGTGACAGCACTCGCTAATTTTAATCTTCCGTTTTTCCCTCATGTGTTTAATGGAGCGATTATTATTGCCGGGTTTTCTACGATGACTGCTGCATTATACGGAGTAACCAATTTACTGGTCACCCTTGCAAATGATGGTGATGCACCTGCATTGTTTGCGAAAAAATTAAATTATAAAAACTTGCCCCTGCCTTCATTAGGACTTGCAACAATTGGACTTATTGCTTCAATTGTTACTGCCTTGTTGCTTCCGGGTAAAATATATGAGTACATTTCAACCGCTGCAGGAATTTTGCTTTTGTATAATTGGTTATTTATCCTATGTTCTTCCTTTAAGCTATTGGAATTAAAGCTTTTGAACAAGTTACTAGCCATTCTTGGGCTGATACTAATTCTTGCCGCAATCAGTGGAACTTTACTAGAAAAAACGATCAGACCCGGTTTCTTTGTTAGTATTTTGGTTGTCGCCTTAATTGGCTTTGTATGTTTACTTATGAGAAAAACGTGGAAGAAAACAACAGGAGATGGAAATATTAAATATTATTAA